accacaacaaaatggtgttatTGAAAGAAGAAACAGGGGTATTCAAGAAATGGcaagagctatgctttgtgaAAGCAATGTTCCAAAATTCTTTGGGCTAAAACTGTTAACACAGCTTGTcatattttgaatagaacaatcataagaaaatttttaaagaaaactccttatgaactttggaaaggtCACCCACTAAACTTGAACTATTTACATATCTTTGGATGCAAGTGTTTTGtcttaaataataaagaaaacttgggtaaatttgatccaaagacatatgaaTGTTTATTTGTAGGATATTCCATAACTAGTAAAGGCTATAgagtttatcatcaagatgTTAGAATTATAGAGGAGTCCATACATGTTATCTTTTGTGACACTAACTTGGTTCAAAGTATTTTGAAAGATTGTGATGCAGGAAATCAAGTGcaagacgaagaagaagaaacccAAAATCAAGAGAAAGAAAGTTTTGGGCCAGCTGTATCAGAAATTGTTGTTGCAGAAAATTCTGCAGGAGACAATTctattttgtctcatgaaacTGGCGAAAATTCTGAAAACCCATGTTCCTTGAATCCATCAATGACTGAATCTGCCTCTAAGTCCACAAGACCTCATGACTGGAGATTTTTAAAGAACTACCCAGAGAAATTTGTCATTGGGGACGTCTCACAAAATTGCTTTAATTCATCCAAGCTGTTGTTTTCTCCTTATTGCATGTGGCAAATGAAATTTCATCTCGAAGAGATAGCAGCGACGATAGAAATGTCAATGCCTTTGTTCAAAGGAGGTAGCATGTTGTTTTACCTTTTGGTtcattatttctttctttcttttgctttagACATAGCAAACAATAAATAAGTTAGGAAAAGTACTAATTCAGCTTTTTTGTACTGcataatttttagatttttattatttatatgaaaacaagttttcttttcattttgtaTTTCTATAATGCTAATCATATTTAAGTGATACACTGACTGTTTCACAATTATTTTGCAGATAGATACCTATAACTCGTTTTATTATGACCAATTTATACCTATTCTCTAAATAGGCAAAAAatttgggccgaaaactggcCTGGATGGTATGCTGGACTAATTTTATCATGTCACAGTGACATGTATTTATCTCAATCATGTTTAATAATTTATAGTGGTTTCCttaatatttttgtcttttgtATGTTGTTATTGTAATTGGAGAACTAGCTTACCTAGTGACCACTTTTCAGTTCCATAAGATTGATAAAGGGAGGGAGCATGCAAAGTTTATGCATTTTCCAAGAAAGTTTATTGAGTTTGGTAATTCTGCAACATAAActattttttccttttcaataaTCAGTCTTTTATTTCTCATTTCCCCTGTCATGTATGTATTGTACTTAATCTGATAAATGTTGCTTACAATCATTTTGTAATAACTAAGTGATAACCTgttctaataataataacaaccaAGAGTTCTCAAACTCTCTTGTTAACCTGTACAGTCCTACAAATTTAGAAGATTAGTTTCATAGATTCATTCAAGAGTACACTCTTTAGTGGATActaattttccttttctttagCTGCCGTTTGGCAAGAGATTTCTGATGAAATTGACAGAGAAACTAGTCACTCTAAGGGCATTTCTTCTGTTCCTATCCATCTTAGTATCTATTCCCCTCATGGTAAGACAAGATTTATAGAACATACTTAGTAGCAATCATTTTCTTTTCAGCAGTAACATTATCATGCATCTTTCATATATTTTCAAGTTTAAAAGATTCGTTTCATCCATttaatttggtgattttggcaGCTTTTATTCTAACAATGGTTGATCTTCCTGGACTTAAAAAAGTCACCGTTGGTGAGTTCCAAAacttgaatttttcttaaaaccATTAAGACCAGATTTCTAGCATATagtatgaaaaaaaagaaacgcTTATAGTAATCACTAAATTTTAATCGGGTTATTGTAGAGGGTCAATCAGATAGCATTGTGCAAGACATTCTACCAAGTACTCCCTCCTGAAGGAATGGAGAATTAACTTGCTTATTACATTTAAATCTGCGTGATTGAACTATGCTagataattttgaatttttttaggATGTATGCAACATGCTTCTTAATTTGTAATCTATTCATAAatatctatttttcttcttgttttgaaTACTAAGATGCCTTGAAATTTTTCTATATTGTGAATTTTATAATGGACAAAAGGTTCTTTTCGTACTTTTATATATTGCATACTTTtagattctcaacctaaagaacaAAGTTAAAACTGATTATCCATAatcaagtatatatatatatatataaaagaactaACCTTAAATGGTTCATTATTGATTCGAAACTTAATCCTGGAATAAAATGCACCCAAATAGAAAAACCCCGGTCACAAGTAAAACCAAATTATGCATCAAACTTGCTTAGCTTATAACAAAggaaattatataattaattaaaggATCCAATAATTTGTACCCATAGTTCCATTCAGCATAGACATATGGACCGATCAACCTTCTTTACACTCATTGCTGCTATCATTTTAGTGTTGTTTCCGGTAACTGAAAGAACACACCAATCCCAACAATAATGGACTACTGCTATGTGCTTAGCCTATTGgtatataaataaacataaagaaaaagatgcttacaaatataaaaagttgaagaaaatgACAAAATTGACTTCAAGAATAAAAATCTCAGCTTTtcttgttatcttatctttgaatttttaattagcACATATATAAAACAAGCTTTTAAATGCTTGCTATGATTTATTCTATGGCATTGCACTTTTGTCACGTGTATAAAACGTTAAAATGTCTTTGCATGCATAGTCTTTACttcatgaaaaacaaaagataagACATAACCATgctatttataaatataatataataataatataaactTTAAGATAAGGTATGAACTAATGGATTTACATTtaatatactattttatttagaatatttcATTCACCATTTTTATATTTGGCTAATCAATCAGCAGTAATCATGATttttcaactaaaaaaaatctaagaTCCTTCATGTCCAAGCTATGAAGAAGGGTAGGTACTTCATGAAGCAACAATGTCTATGTACAAGAAGCTTCAACAGCAAGACTTTTAGTTACTCTTCTACATGGATCTCCAAATGTATCAATTGATACATTAATTTTTACAGCTGCTTAATCCAATGCAGGCCTGTGTATATAATCAAAGAAAACTATGAGTTGATTCAGCGTACGATTCGATACAAGGTGAAATGAAAAATAACTAACAAAGGTACCTAAGAAAATGTTATTTAAAGAAGCTCTGTGTGTATTACCTTCTTAACAATGTATAGAGCCTTGTTGCTGCTGCAGCTACCATGGTTGAAGTTTCCACAAGTCCCACTCGGCGTGCCAAAACTGGAGAATTTAATAGAAAAGATGATCTGCTTAGGATTAGGACACACTAGTGACAAAACTGGCCCTGATCTTCCTGATTCTGAGGGTAAGTTTGACTGTGGGTTCTACTGTCCAACACTGCCACTAGATTGACCTAAGTCTTCACCTTGAAGACCAATCTGCATTCACAAAGATATAGATTGTGTATCCTTCTAACAATGTATCTAGCTAGCTAGATACAACCAAGAATCAACAGTGACAGATAAAAGCAAACGGAGTGTAACCTGATATGATCGTTGCTGGGAGGAGAGATCAATAGTAGTTCCATTCTTCAACCCTTTCAATGTCACTGGCCCAGTGATCCTAGCACCCTATGTGTCAAAGAAAGATCCATAGTTCTGATTTGTATAAGAATCACATcagcttatatatatatagcatgGAAATATTTTGACTTCTAGTTTCTAAATCACATAGGAGAAAAGATAACAAGGCCAATGCTTCAAAGAAACAAAATTTCCTCTATTAACTATGCTTATATAGTATATATattcaaaaaagaagaagaaaaagaggaattACTTGAAGACCCACGGTTAAACTCAAGAGATCAAATTGTGTTCTTCCCAGCTACAAGTGTGATGAGGATATCCACGTTGACTTTAGCATTGCCACTGTTTCCATTTTTCACTCCCTGAAATTATACTTTCACTAGTATTATTTGAAAGAACGGAAGCCTTGGAGAAACGGTTGAGTTGTCTTCACGTGATCAGGTTCAAGCTGTAAAATCAGTCACTGATACAACTCACCTGCAAGCTTCCCATTTATGAAAGCATGAAGGGAATGTCCAAAGGATTCGATGTGAAGAACAGTTTGAGCACTAACATCATCTTCAAAATCAATGCttcaaataaaaacaaaaaaaaacaaaaaaaggatCATAATGGATCATGCATAGATTTCAAATCAGATAGAAGAAAGCTTTTTCAACCATTGAGAGGCCTATATACCTTAATGAGTACCACAAATAGTCACTCTTATCAGCAGTGATATTTATTTGCTCTACTAATCCAAATTTTGAGAATGAATCATTCTTTGACCTCTACTTAGTCACCCAATTCTACATATATATGTTTTTCAAGAAGCTATCCACGCACTCCTGCACATATTTCGGCCAAAATGGAAACTTGTAATTTCTTAGCTTcttcttaattattaaaaacttcCATTTAATTTGCTTCTACAGTTGTTTAATACAAAGGATATTGAAAATTTTagtgttttcatataaaaactAATATGGCAACAAACGTGGAATTATCAAGAGAAGAGTAGGGAGAATGCCTGCGCTGAGAATGCTTGCTATAAGGAGACCGTGAAACTTGTCTAAAAATGAAACTACCGTACTGAACATGTGAGTTAGTGAAAAGTGAACATGTGTTTATCATTAAAATGTACTCAACCTGGTAGAGTCACAACCCCATTGGGAGTAGCCTATAAccattaaatcttttttttttttgtaacttATGAATAATATTAGAAGATACAATCAAAAGTTTAACAGATCTTAGAACctcaaataaaactaaaaatatacgAACAACATACTTTTCTATCCTGATTAGATGCAGGGGATAAAGTCCTTAACAACCACACGCAAATAAATGCCACATTGTACATAAAACTAAGGGTTTTCTTGCATTTCTGTAAGTGATTATAGGCGGATAAATAGAAATAACATGCATACtacactaatccataaatagaaAAAAGGTTCTATTTACTACACAATAAACCAACTGAATGTGGAGTATGAGCTTCAGAATCGTAAAACTCAACACAAACATCAAGCCTAAATTTGTTGACCTATCTTGCTGCATACTTTCAGTTTAGCATAGTTGTTCTTATAATCTTATCATAATTTCCAAATGGTATGGGAGTCATACTAATTCATTGCTATTAgtttcatcttttattttttttttttgtctttttggCTATTAGATTCCATTAACAATAAAACAAGAAATACAATTGACATGACATTTACATGGTGCTGTCAACCATATTGTCACccttttaatttagttaattaaacCACATTGCCTATGGAGTGAAGTAAGAAATACATTTTACTTCAATATTTGGATATGTTTACAAAGGGTTTATTGAATCACCtttttaatttagttagttAAACCACATTGTCTAATGCCTACCTTTCATGTTTGTTTCACAGTTAATATTGAAGTAAATCTTACTAGAAGAAAACTCATTTGGGATATTCTTGATGGCACTCAATAGCTCATTGTTGGAACCCTTAGCCTCCTTGCATCCAGGTCTATAAGACTATAACAAGAAACAAGCACAGCAAAATTATTATCCGATTTATCATCTTAGCTCTGAAAATTGGATCCATGAGGCTCCAACAACCCAATGTACCAATCAAATTAGAACTCAGCTTATCTAAATGCTTAGTCAAGCACTAAATAACTTTACCTAATGCTTTAAATAACTTGATTAGTACTCTTTATATTTAGTAATCTTTTAAAGGAAAACTGGCTCCAATTTAAAAAAGCTGGAGAACCTTCTATTATTATCAAGAATTCACTGTTCAAGACTTTATATAGACAATGAATTAATAGTATTAAGAGAGGATATATTTTACTTACCCTCCTTTAATTTGACAGATCAAACATTATATTCTGATTTTGTAAAGTAGTAACTTGGAAGAGTCTTatttggaaatgaagaaagtgGTTCTCATGTTAAAAGTGGTGGAGATATGAATGCCTTGAAAAGAAAGGTAGCTTTCAAGGTCTACTCATAGACAATATATTAAGGATGACATGGATCTCTTGCTTTACAGTTATCAGTAAAAAATCTATTGTTGACATTTAGAACTTTTATCTAGGTTTGAATAGGTACCtttcttctattatttatttaacttgAATTTTGTTTAGGATAATTGGAGTTCACCTCCATGACATTTTCTCCATACCATGTGTACTTTAACCTTGACTTGGAAATTAGTTCCTAACAGATAATCATGGTACATACCAATTAAGAGCTTTTAAAATCGTAGTCCTTACTCCTTAAGTATTTAGAAGATAATCTCTCTCACTCAATATCAAAGTTTGGTCTCaattatatgatttttatttatatactaattCTGTTGTCACAATTAGTAGTTTTGTGTTAACCTCAATCATAGCAGTTCACTAGTCTTGCAATAAACTTTTATGCTATTAATATTGATTGGTGATTAAGGTTGTAATGATTAGTTGTTATAATTGTCATGCAATCAAATTCATAAGCTCTTAATTGCGACATGTATTGCTTGggtttttcaatttttgtttgGTTTGCAAGACcgttttctattttatttttagtgttcaattttcataattttcaaagaaagaggcgtaaatagagaaaaaaaaaaagaaatcccATATTTGCAAAATCTTGGAAATGGAAAAAAGTtggaaaaaaatagaaaaagaaaagacaaCGCAAAGAAGACCTAACATGGCATTCTGCATAATGGAATGTATAACTTTGGATGCTTTGTTAAAAGGGGCGGTGAAAATTCATGAGATAACTATGAAAGAAACCATTAAAAAAATGCTACTGGAGATTGTTTTAACAGATATTTAGAGAGAGCCTAATGGCATCTGTTTAGCCATGTTACTTGTCATggtttttgtatatttttgttGAGATCTATTTCAAGTTCTCATAGCAAACAAGGAATTTTCTGATACTTGACTCACATGCCAGAATTGTTGATCTCTTCTTTACTAAGTAGGCTGTTTGTTCAAATTTGTATGTGAAATATAAAAGTCTGTGTGGATTTTATGAACTTTGGTGTATGAATGTTCAGGATGATTATGAAAAATCATAGATTAAGAAAGTGTGCTAACAGGCTAACATAGAAATGATGAGCAATCGTAGATTCTTAAATTAAATGTGCAACATGCATATGTAAAATATCTAAGTGCATATAGGAGAACCCAACCAATATTGTTTTGAAGCATAAAATCCAGTGAGTATGGGTTCAACTAGAAACCAAATAAGTTGAGAAGAATTCTAGTGTCTCACAATTGATTCCGAAGGGGCCAAACACAAATCAAAGAGAAATAAGATCAGATAAACTCACATTAGAGAGCTTCAAGTCAATACCTACAAAGATAAGGAAAAATAAGTCGCACAGCAGAATTTACAGAACTATGATAATATTCAGCAAGAACAGAAATGTAATTTCAATTTGAGTTGATGTATCTTACCTTCTTTTATCAACTTCCCGAAGAACATTCCCCGCCATGTCATACTCATCTGTCTGAAAGCATGAATGATAGTTGCAGAAGTCACATCATTTGGTAAGCAACCATTGTGTTCCATTTCCGACAACAGGTTCAATGCTTCTTCACACAGTCCCTCTTTGCAGAGCCCATTGATCATAATATTGTATGTCGTCACATTTGGAGGACAGCCTTTAACAGAAAGATCTTGGAAAATCGCTCTTGCATCTGAAAGTCTTCCACCTTTGCATAGGCCATCAATAAGTATACTGTAAGTGCGTATATTTGGATCAATGCCACTCTTTTTCATTTGATTGAATAACATAAGTGCCTTGTCAAGTTGTTGGTTTTTGAACATCCCATCCAACAAGGAATTGTAAGCGACTACATTAGCAGGTTGACCTCTATCATGCATCTTGTCCAAAAGCTCCAAAGCACAAGAGATTCTCTTTGATTTGCACAAGCTATCAATAAGAGTGGTGTAAGTTACCGTGTTTGGAACCAAGTCCTTACGAAGCATTTCTTGAAAGAGACTCAAGGCTTCATCTAGCATTTTACTTTTGCAGAAGCCATTAATCATGATATTGTAACTTTGAACATCCGGAGAAATTCCCTCAGCAAGCATTTCAGAGAATAAATGAAAAGCATCAGTTACAAGGTTTTCCGTGCACAGGCTATCAATAATTGTGCTGTACATGACGACATTAGGAATAATCCCAAGCAGTGGTAGGGTCTTTCTCAACACTTGAATAGCAGCTGATCTGTATCCAGTGTTACAGAGTACCTTAATCAAGGTCCCATAAGTAACTTTATTAAACTGAAATCCTAGAGCCAGGACTCTATCATGAAAGTGTAGTGCTTTCTCAACATTACCAGAGAGACAGAGACCTTTCAGGATTGTTGTTAATGTTACCGTATCAGGTTGATAACCCATCGTGAGAATCTTGGCCAACCCAGAGAAAGCAAGCTTCATACGACCCATGCTGGAACAACAATTGATTAAGATGTTCAAAGTAAACAAGTCGGGAGCGATTCCCCTGGCTTGCAATTTCTGAACAAGGAGAATGGCGGTGGGGAAATCGTTCCTCTTGGCAAAAGCCCCCAAAATCATGTTAAAGGAGTTGATGGATGGAGAAGGACGCATAGAGATAGAGAGCAAGCGAGTGAAGAAATCAACATCTTTATCATGTGATTGAGACTGAGAGTGAGAGTGTAGGGATGAAGTTAAAGGGAAGCAAAGACGGAAAGCGGAGTGGGAAACAGAATAAGGAGAGTACCTTAACATGATTCGAGAGAGTGAGAATGAGAACAATGACAACATTCTTGCAATCAAGAGATGAATTCACAAACACAGAATTCAGAATTAATGCAGTGAGAATTAGAGAAATTGAAGAAGGTATGAAACAGGGAAATGATTATTGTGCATGAGAATTacattgcaacacccaccagctttctttttttttctggtTAACTACGGGGCCATGGGCCCAAAACAAAGAGAAACCTACACTACATCATAAATCCTTCGTGGAAGAAGGCTCCCCGTAACATCACAATTCAGAAGGTGAATAATCCCTGCAGGAGGACGCATAGAGAGCATGCAAGTGAAGGAATCAAAAGCTTCATCATGAGAGTGAGAGTGTAGGGAccatagttgtcagaaccgaaccggtgatcaAACCGGTCAGGTCATTGGGTCACTGGGTCACTGGTTCAACCAGTGGGTCACTGGTTGAACCGGTTAACCCGGTCCCACATAAGTAAAATGTATAAAATAgctaaaaacttaaaaattaaaagttaaaaaacaTATCtccaataatattttaataaacatTAAATCTCAAATCCTAAAAATAAGTAGTAATACGAgaataaacataaaatttagTACTATTAGTCTATTACATGAACAACTCAGTTTAACATAATGAAAACAACAATTCATGGATTATATCCAAGGAGTAACTTCAAAGTCTGGAAATCTTTCTTCATCTGACAAATCTGGAGCTACATCCTGATTGGTTTCATTCTGATTTGCATTTTCCACAGAAGTATTATAAATGACTAACAATACACAACAACAATCCACTAACTACTAAGAAATAACAGCAACTAACAATTCACAATCAACAAACTGAACTACTGAAGTACTGAACAGAAATAAAACAGAAATCAAACATACCAAACATACGAAACATACAATCCATACCAAACATACCAAACATACCAAAGCCATCCTAAATTCATAATCAACCAGGGTCCAGGACTAAATGACTAACAATACACAACAACAATCCACTAACTACTAAGAAATAACAGCAACTAACAATTCACAATCAACAAACTGAACTACTGAAGTACTGAACAGAAATAAAACAGAAATCAAACATACCAAACATACCAAACAACAATTCTCATCTGCCCACATACCAAAATCAAACAGAAATCAAACTATATTCAAACATTCAAACATATGTGAACCaccaattaaaaaattaacttcaaagttcaaacaTATATGTAAACTATCAAACATGTTCTCATAATCTCATCTGCCCGCATACCATAATCATTAATCAATTAacttcaaaaaattaaaaaattaaaaatactaaccTGCACGGCTGCACGGCTGGACCTGGAGCGAGGAGCGACGAGCGTCGAGCAGAGAAGAGGGAGACTTGGAGCGAGGAGCGACGAGGAGGCGACTTCAATGTTCAATCTTTGATGGACGGGGTGAGTGGCGCACTGCTCTGGATGCGGTGGTGAGGTGAGTGCCGCGTGGTTGAAGGCTTGAAGCTGACGGGCCGACGGGGCGACGAAGTGGCTGAAAGCCTGAAGCTGAAGCAGAGTAGGCGAGTAGCAGGGGATTCCGGGATGGAGTCATGGCGCcatggtgatggtgatggactGATGGTGGTGGTCTCTCTCCTCAAACCGTTTGGGTATGGCCGTATGGGAGGGAACTTGCGAAGGGAAAGTGGGAAACAGAACAGGGGAAGGGGATGGACTGATGGAGGCTAGGGTTACATCATGAAACGCAGCAGCTCTGcgattttgttttgttttttttttttaaagaaacgacgtcgttttccatcgaataaaaaaaaaatttaattccgAACCGGTCCGGGTTAAACAAAACCTGCCGGTTCGCCGGTTCAAATAAAACCCGGCCGGTTCAATACGGGTCTTGCCAGTTCAATTCCTTCTTCGGTTCGCTGACTCACCCGGATCGGTTATAACACCGGTTCGCCGGTTTCCCGGTCCGACCGGCCGGGTCGGTCCGGTTCTGACAACACTGGTAGGGACGAAGTTGAAGGGAAGCAAAGACGAAGAGCGGAGTGAGGAACAGAATGAGGAGAGAGCTTTGGGGTTTGAAGAGCATGCCTTAACATGATTCGTGAGAATGAGAACAATGTCAACATTCTTGATTTACCGAACACAAAAtgagaagataaaaaaattttaccaaactaAACCTAAAAGTAGTATCAAGCTTATTCGAGGTTATTTGCTTTGTTTAATTGTTTCTaattttattatcttatcttagacCACGAATTTTAGTAATAAGTAACAACATTTCAAATTAAAccctctattttttttataagtttGTAATTCTACGATTTTTTACTTTCCAAATTTTCCCTCTCCACCCTTAAACATCATTTcgttatttataattttattgttacttataattaattttttatgtattttatccttttttttatagaattataatttaattataaaaaattttgataataaaagtAAGGGCAAAATGCACCATTAAACTAAATGGAGGACAAAATTATATGATTCTACCAAATTCAAAAATGTTATCTGAATCATTTAAAACCATCTTCTTATGTAATTCGAATGAACTACATTCGAAAGTTCATTCGAATTAGGAAAACTAACAGTAATTTAAATTAGATCAATTCGAATTAATAGTGATGTTTATAATTCGAATTTGACCAATTATGCATGCATGTGGTCTTAAGATAGTTCAAATCagcttgattcgaattatacatACATGAGTGTTAAGGTTGTTTGAATTAGAGTGacctaatttaaataaatttattaaaaaaattaattatttaaaaattaaaaatttaatccatacattaaaaataaagctaacaaaatatttaatgatgagattttttcaaaatatttatgaCTTATCAATTCAAATTTCATATAATACTCTTTTGCCCATTCTTtatagctcatgaatattttgAAAAGTCTCTTAATTAAATATTGTGTTAGCtatttttttaatgcatggaataaaaaatatattttttaatttttaaattattaattttttaaataaatttatttaaattatgtcacaaaaaaatattttattctatacaaaataattttaaaaaatagcttaaaagatagtaggagtactataaaaatttataatatccCAATAACTTAGGTTAATACATGCAtgtattcaaattttaaataaaatactctacataatcaataataatttaaaaattaaaaaaaatatttttatcatgtaaTTACCTAATTCACTGTCACATTATAAATTTTTACTGGTTACC
The genomic region above belongs to Arachis stenosperma cultivar V10309 chromosome 5, arast.V10309.gnm1.PFL2, whole genome shotgun sequence and contains:
- the LOC130981384 gene encoding pentatricopeptide repeat-containing protein At1g62910-like isoform X1, which codes for MLSLFSFSLSRIMLRYSPYSVSHSAFRLCFPLTSSLHSHSQSQSHDKDVDFFTRLLSISMRPSPSINSFNMILGAFAKRNDFPTAILLVQKLQARGIAPDLFTLNILINCCSSMGRMKLAFSGLAKILTMGYQPDTVTLTTILKGLCLSGNVEKALHFHDRVLALGFQFNKVTYGTLIKVLCNTGYRSAAIQVLRKTLPLLGIIPNVVMYSTIIDSLCTENLVTDAFHLFSEMLAEGISPDVQSYNIMINGFCKSKMLDEALSLFQEMLRKDLVPNTVTYTTLIDSLCKSKRISCALELLDKMHDRGQPANVVAYNSLLDGMFKNQQLDKALMLFNQMKKSGIDPNIRTYSILIDGLCKGGRLSDARAIFQDLSVKGCPPNVTTYNIMINGLCKEGLCEEALNLLSEMEHNGCLPNDVTSATIIHAFRQMSMTWRGMFFGKLIKEALILKMMLVLKLFFTSNPLDIPFMLS
- the LOC130981384 gene encoding pentatricopeptide repeat-containing protein At1g63150-like isoform X2 produces the protein MLSLFSFSLSRIMLRYSPYSVSHSAFRLCFPLTSSLHSHSQSQSHDKDVDFFTRLLSISMRPSPSINSFNMILGAFAKRNDFPTAILLVQKLQARGIAPDLFTLNILINCCSSMGRMKLAFSGLAKILTMGYQPDTVTLTTILKGLCLSGNVEKALHFHDRVLALGFQFNKVTYGTLIKVLCNTGYRSAAIQVLRKTLPLLGIIPNVVMYSTIIDSLCTENLVTDAFHLFSEMLAEGISPDVQSYNIMINGFCKSKMLDEALSLFQEMLRKDLVPNTVTYTTLIDSLCKSKRISCALELLDKMHDRGQPANVVAYNSLLDGMFKNQQLDKALMLFNQMKKSGIDPNIRTYSILIDGLCKGGRLSDARAIFQDLSVKGCPPNVTTYNIMINGLCKEGLCEEALNLLSEMEHNGCLPNDVTSATIIHAFRQMSMTWRGMFFGKLIKEGIDLKLSNECVDSFLKNIYM
- the LOC130981384 gene encoding pentatricopeptide repeat-containing protein At1g62680, mitochondrial-like isoform X5, with amino-acid sequence MRPSPSINSFNMILGAFAKRNDFPTAILLVQKLQARGIAPDLFTLNILINCCSSMGRMKLAFSGLAKILTMGYQPDTVTLTTILKGLCLSGNVEKALHFHDRVLALGFQFNKVTYGTLIKVLCNTGYRSAAIQVLRKTLPLLGIIPNVVMYSTIIDSLCTENLVTDAFHLFSEMLAEGISPDVQSYNIMINGFCKSKMLDEALSLFQEMLRKDLVPNTVTYTTLIDSLCKSKRISCALELLDKMHDRGQPANVVAYNSLLDGMFKNQQLDKALMLFNQMKKSGIDPNIRTYSILIDGLCKGGRLSDARAIFQDLSVKGCPPNVTTYNIMINGLCKEGLCEEALNLLSEMEHNGCLPNDVTSATIIHAFRQMSMTWRGMFFGKLIKEALILKMMLVLKLFFTSNPLDIPFMLS
- the LOC130981384 gene encoding pentatricopeptide repeat-containing protein At1g63150-like isoform X3 translates to MLSLFSFSLSRIMLRYSPYSVSHSAFRLCFPLTSSLHSHSQSQSHDKDVDFFTRLLSISMRPSPSINSFNMILGAFAKRNDFPTAILLVQKLQARGIAPDLFTLNILINCCSSMGRMKLAFSGLAKILTMGYQPDTVTLTTILKGLCLSGNVEKALHFHDRVLALGFQFNKVTYGTLIKVLCNTGYRSAAIQVLRKTLPLLGIIPNVVMYSTIIDSLCTENLVTDAFHLFSEMLAEGISPDVQSYNIMINGFCKSKMLDEALSLFQEMLRKDLVPNTVTYTTLIDSLCKSKRISCALELLDKMHDRGQPANVVAYNSLLDGMFKNQQLDKALMLFNQMKKSGIDPNIRTYSILIDGLCKGGRLSDARAIFQDLSVKGCPPNVTTYNIMINGLCKEGLCEEALNLLSEMEHNGCLPNDVTSATIIHAFRQMSMTWRGMFFGKLIKEGIDLKLSNH
- the LOC130981384 gene encoding pentatricopeptide repeat-containing protein At1g62910-like isoform X4; the encoded protein is MLSLFSFSLSRIMLRYSPYSVSHSAFRLCFPLTSSLHSHSQSQSHDKDVDFFTRLLSISMRPSPSINSFNMILGAFAKRNDFPTAILLVQKLQARGIAPDLFTLNILINCCSSMGRMKLAFSGLAKILTMGYQPDTVTLTTILKGLCLSGNVEKALHFHDRVLALGFQFNKVTYGTLIKVLCNTGYRSAAIQVLRKTLPLLGIIPNVVMYSTIIDSLCTENLVTDAFHLFSEMLAEGISPDVQSYNIMINGFCKSKMLDEALSLFQEMLRKDLVPNTVTYTTLIDSLCKSKRISCALELLDKMHDRGQPANVVAYNSLLDGMFKNQQLDKALMLFNQMKKSGIDPNIRTYSILIDGLCKGGRLSDARAIFQDLSVKGCPPNVTTYNIMINGLCKEGLCEEALNLLSEMEHNGCLPNDVTSATIIHAFRQMSMTWRGMFFGKLIKEGVRG